In a single window of the Burkholderia contaminans genome:
- a CDS encoding aldose 1-epimerase family protein encodes MRGEIELRRDDFRDTPRTLYRTDGLTVTAFAYPSGVEALKLENHRGHLVVLPYLGQMIWAAAFDGRDLTMKHMFRQPKRATSIIDTYGCFMFHSGLLRNGCPGPDDTHALHGEMPCAPMDRASVVVGTDARGAFVEVTGEYEYVQGFGSHYVARPSVRLAEHDAQMTIAMDVTNLGGTSMDLMYMAHLNYAYVPGGRFVQALPRGGLRLRDSVPAHVRPTAAWRDYTATLAHAPERLHTLDAPALYDPEIVFFMNGAETDADGVAHFLLEHPDGGAFHIAYRPEQFPHATRWILHNADQQVAAFALPSTCEPEGYEAERRKGHVAALAPGATRRFEVVTGYLSAAEARDA; translated from the coding sequence CTGCGGCGCGACGACTTCCGCGACACGCCGCGCACGCTGTACCGCACCGACGGCCTCACCGTCACCGCGTTCGCGTATCCGTCCGGTGTCGAGGCGCTGAAGCTCGAGAACCATCGCGGCCACCTCGTCGTGCTGCCGTATCTCGGCCAGATGATCTGGGCCGCCGCGTTCGACGGCCGCGACCTGACGATGAAGCACATGTTCCGGCAGCCGAAGCGCGCGACATCGATCATCGATACGTACGGCTGCTTCATGTTCCACAGCGGGCTGCTGCGCAACGGCTGCCCGGGGCCGGACGACACGCATGCGCTGCACGGCGAGATGCCGTGCGCGCCGATGGATCGCGCAAGCGTCGTGGTCGGCACGGATGCGCGCGGCGCGTTCGTCGAAGTGACCGGCGAATACGAATACGTGCAGGGATTCGGCAGCCATTATGTGGCGCGCCCGTCGGTACGGCTCGCCGAGCACGACGCGCAGATGACGATCGCGATGGACGTGACGAATCTCGGCGGCACGTCGATGGACCTGATGTACATGGCGCACCTGAACTACGCGTACGTGCCGGGCGGTCGCTTCGTGCAAGCGTTGCCTCGAGGCGGGTTGCGGTTGCGCGACAGCGTGCCCGCGCACGTCAGGCCGACCGCCGCGTGGCGCGACTACACGGCCACGCTCGCGCACGCACCGGAACGGCTTCACACGCTCGATGCGCCTGCGCTGTACGACCCGGAGATCGTGTTCTTCATGAACGGCGCGGAAACGGATGCGGACGGCGTCGCGCATTTCCTGCTCGAACATCCGGATGGCGGCGCATTCCACATCGCGTACCGTCCCGAGCAATTTCCGCATGCGACGCGCTGGATCCTGCACAACGCGGACCAGCAGGTCGCCGCATTCGCGCTGCCGTCGACCTGCGAACCGGAGGGGTATGAAGCCGAACGCCGCAAGGGCCACGTGGCGGCGCTCGCGCCCGGTGCGACGCGCCGCTTCGAAGTCGTCACCGGCTACCTGAGCGCGGCGGAAGCCCGCGATGCGTGA
- the deoR gene encoding DNA-binding transcriptional repressor DeoR, whose protein sequence is METKKGERIKTLMNVLQGQNAIHLKEVAELFGVSEMTIRRDLADNPHGLSLIGGYVTRHFAAQRSDIGEYVVSTENDRQTEEKRRIGKLAAQFVTTGDTIFVDCGSTTPFVVDFIPDDLEFTAVCNSLNVFAKLQQKPHCSVILCGGAYHRKNMVFESVAETGILDTVRVSKAFISAAGVSDRCGVTCFNFHEVDAKKKVMARAQNRFLLVDHTKFDEVRAAYFAELTDFNYVISDGQLSRRYETAIREHGIALVT, encoded by the coding sequence ATGGAAACGAAGAAAGGCGAACGGATCAAGACACTGATGAACGTGCTGCAAGGGCAGAACGCGATTCATCTGAAGGAAGTGGCCGAGCTGTTCGGTGTATCCGAAATGACGATCCGCCGCGATCTCGCGGACAATCCGCACGGCCTCAGCCTGATCGGCGGCTACGTGACGCGCCACTTCGCCGCGCAGCGCAGCGACATCGGCGAGTACGTGGTCAGCACCGAGAACGACCGGCAGACGGAGGAGAAGCGCCGCATCGGCAAGCTGGCCGCGCAGTTCGTGACGACCGGCGACACGATCTTCGTCGACTGCGGCTCGACCACGCCGTTCGTCGTCGACTTCATTCCGGACGACCTCGAATTCACCGCCGTCTGCAATTCGCTGAACGTGTTCGCGAAGCTGCAGCAGAAGCCGCATTGCAGCGTGATCCTGTGCGGCGGCGCGTACCACCGCAAGAACATGGTGTTCGAATCGGTGGCCGAAACGGGCATCCTCGATACGGTGCGCGTGTCGAAGGCGTTCATCTCCGCCGCCGGAGTGAGCGACCGCTGCGGCGTGACCTGCTTCAACTTCCACGAAGTCGACGCGAAGAAGAAGGTGATGGCGCGTGCGCAGAACCGCTTCCTGCTCGTCGACCACACGAAGTTCGACGAAGTGCGCGCGGCCTATTTCGCCGAGCTGACCGACTTCAACTACGTGATCTCGGACGGACAACTGAGCCGCCGCTACGAAACCGCGATTCGCGAGCACGGGATCGCGCTCGTGACCTGA
- the deoC gene encoding deoxyribose-phosphate aldolase, which produces MPLSNAQLAQTIDHTLLAPDASDAQIRELCRQAAEHRFYSVCVNSANVPLAARELADTGVLVCAVVGFPLGAGLSAAKAFEATAAIAAGAGEIDMVINIGALKSGRADDVKADIDAVHRACGTVPLKVILETGLLTDDEKVRVCEMCRDLGVAFVKTSTGFGHGGATLADVALMRRTVGPVLGVKASGGVRDRAAALAMIEAGATRLGTSSGVAIVTDQGGGAAGY; this is translated from the coding sequence ATGCCGCTTTCCAACGCCCAACTCGCTCAAACCATCGATCACACGCTGCTCGCGCCCGACGCGAGCGACGCGCAGATCCGCGAACTCTGCCGCCAGGCGGCCGAGCATCGCTTTTACTCGGTCTGCGTGAATTCGGCGAACGTGCCGCTCGCCGCGCGCGAGCTGGCCGATACCGGCGTGCTCGTCTGTGCGGTAGTCGGCTTTCCGCTCGGTGCCGGGCTGTCGGCCGCCAAGGCATTTGAAGCCACCGCCGCGATCGCCGCGGGCGCCGGCGAGATCGACATGGTGATCAACATCGGCGCGCTGAAGAGCGGCCGCGCCGACGACGTGAAGGCCGACATCGACGCCGTGCACCGCGCATGCGGCACGGTGCCGCTCAAGGTGATCCTCGAAACGGGGCTGCTGACCGACGACGAGAAGGTGCGCGTGTGCGAGATGTGCCGCGATCTCGGCGTCGCGTTCGTGAAGACGTCGACCGGGTTCGGCCACGGCGGCGCGACGCTCGCGGATGTCGCGCTGATGCGCCGTACGGTCGGCCCCGTGCTCGGCGTGAAGGCATCGGGCGGCGTGCGCGACCGCGCGGCCGCGCTGGCGATGATCGAGGCCGGCGCGACGCGGCTCGGCACGAGCTCGGGGGTGGCGATCGTGACGGATCAGGGGGGTGGCGCGGCGGGGTACTGA
- a CDS encoding Fic/DOC family protein: protein MFDPFGDFATAGNLRNTAAEKDLTLVKVAEHALFRAQLPQALTFLARCPRIGYDDFLAVHRILFGGLYPWAGTDRVELIPDKAITKGDVYFCHPRDCRRAIEDGLARAQERGQMADRPGLIMGLFAYGHPFLDGNGRTMLLVHAELCRRAGMSVDWTRTRKDDYLRALTREIEDPNGGHLDAYLVPFIGAVIPREHWEASVAALPGLDGADIPDDTAAGYADPAVAEGYAAFERKRDYPLP from the coding sequence ATGTTTGACCCGTTCGGCGACTTCGCCACGGCGGGGAATCTGCGCAACACGGCCGCGGAAAAAGACCTGACCTTGGTCAAGGTGGCCGAGCATGCGCTGTTCCGTGCCCAGTTGCCGCAGGCGCTGACCTTTCTCGCCCGGTGCCCCCGTATCGGCTACGACGACTTCCTCGCTGTCCACCGCATTCTCTTCGGTGGACTCTACCCATGGGCGGGTACCGACCGCGTCGAACTTATCCCCGATAAAGCCATCACCAAGGGTGACGTGTACTTTTGCCACCCGCGCGACTGCCGTCGGGCGATCGAGGACGGCTTGGCACGCGCGCAGGAGCGCGGCCAGATGGCCGACCGGCCCGGCCTGATCATGGGCCTGTTCGCTTACGGTCATCCTTTCCTCGATGGCAATGGCCGCACCATGCTGCTTGTCCATGCCGAGCTGTGCAGGCGTGCCGGTATGTCAGTGGACTGGACCCGTACCCGAAAGGACGATTACCTGCGCGCTCTGACCCGCGAGATCGAAGATCCCAACGGGGGGCATCTGGATGCTTATCTGGTGCCCTTTATCGGCGCGGTCATTCCTCGCGAACATTGGGAGGCATCCGTGGCGGCATTGCCAGGACTGGACGGCGCCGACATCCCGGACGATACCGCGGCGGGGTATGCCGACCCGGCCGTTGCCGAGGGCTACGCGGCATTCGAGCGCAAGCGCGACTATCCGCTTCCCTGA
- a CDS encoding DUF6088 family protein, with protein sequence MKIRERILQSLRPRRDGVLLRADVNSLGSASQVSTALRELCRTGLLERLARGVYARPEKVASLGRAALLARAQARMRQRQSAAQGRPRRRSRTTPTARHVKALAREAGVQYVPTFGDHWAAAVTRLAGDEVNSDATDDLLVALTRAGKLSPSDLVRLVMAHHRGLKTHV encoded by the coding sequence ATGAAGATTCGAGAACGTATCCTGCAATCGCTTCGCCCCCGACGCGACGGCGTGCTGTTGCGTGCGGACGTCAATTCGCTGGGCAGCGCCAGCCAGGTGTCGACCGCCTTGCGGGAACTGTGCCGTACGGGCCTGCTCGAGCGTCTGGCGCGGGGTGTCTACGCCCGCCCGGAGAAGGTCGCATCCCTCGGGCGCGCGGCATTGCTCGCGCGTGCCCAGGCGCGGATGAGGCAGCGGCAGAGTGCCGCCCAAGGGCGCCCGCGCCGCCGGAGCCGAACCACCCCCACGGCTCGTCACGTGAAGGCGCTCGCCCGCGAAGCCGGTGTGCAGTATGTGCCGACATTCGGAGATCACTGGGCCGCTGCCGTCACGCGTCTGGCCGGTGATGAAGTCAACAGCGATGCGACCGACGACCTACTGGTGGCGCTGACCCGCGCGGGCAAGCTCTCCCCGAGCGACTTGGTCCGGTTAGTCATGGCGCATCACCGTGGGCTCAAGACTCATGTTTGA
- a CDS encoding LysR family transcriptional regulator, giving the protein MNRLESMSMLVAVIDAGSMSAAARQLGVPLATVSRKIADLEAYLNTRLLHRTTRQLSLTEAGESYVAGCRRILDDIAETERAATGEYAAPRGELIVTAPIVFGRLHIVPVLAAFLAHYPEIDVRLVLTDRVTHLMEEQIDVALRIGELPDSSFMATRVGSVRRVICASPAYLAAHGTPAEPADLARHQCITFEVLASRRAWVFDGEKGELTVPVHSRFAVNTAEAAIDAAVLGVGLIRVLSYQVAQALRDRTLDVVLDAFESQPLPVSLVHKGQAPMPLKLRAFLDFVAPRLRERIAGVGAGG; this is encoded by the coding sequence ATGAACCGCCTGGAGTCGATGTCCATGCTGGTCGCGGTGATCGATGCCGGCAGCATGTCGGCCGCCGCGCGCCAGCTCGGCGTTCCGCTGGCGACCGTAAGCCGCAAGATCGCGGATCTCGAGGCCTACCTGAATACGCGGCTGTTGCATCGCACGACGCGGCAACTGTCGCTGACCGAGGCCGGCGAATCGTATGTCGCCGGTTGCCGGCGCATCCTCGACGACATCGCGGAAACCGAGCGTGCCGCCACCGGCGAATATGCGGCGCCACGCGGCGAGCTGATCGTCACCGCGCCGATCGTGTTCGGGCGTCTGCATATCGTGCCGGTGCTGGCTGCGTTCCTCGCCCACTATCCCGAGATCGACGTGCGGCTGGTGCTGACCGATCGCGTCACGCACCTGATGGAAGAGCAGATCGACGTCGCGCTGCGGATTGGCGAGTTGCCCGACAGCAGCTTCATGGCGACCCGCGTCGGCAGCGTGCGCCGCGTGATCTGCGCAAGCCCGGCGTATCTGGCGGCGCATGGCACACCCGCCGAACCGGCCGATCTGGCGCGGCATCAATGCATCACGTTCGAGGTGCTGGCGTCGCGGCGCGCGTGGGTGTTCGACGGCGAGAAGGGCGAGCTGACGGTGCCGGTGCATTCGCGCTTCGCGGTGAATACGGCCGAGGCGGCCATCGATGCCGCGGTGCTCGGTGTCGGGCTGATTCGCGTGCTGTCGTATCAGGTTGCGCAGGCGCTGCGCGATCGCACGCTGGACGTGGTGCTCGACGCGTTCGAATCGCAGCCGCTGCCGGTCAGCCTGGTGCACAAGGGGCAGGCGCCGATGCCGCTGAAGCTGCGCGCGTTTCTCGATTTCGTGGCGCCGCGGTTGCGCGAACGGATCGCGGGGGTGGGGGCGGGCGGTTGA
- a CDS encoding MFS transporter, translating to MNEFPVASGMPPIASPATASRGKIVAMAAIAGAVVTNIYCTQPILPLIAQDLHVAPATADLVAGAALLGFATGLALLLPLGDRYDRRKLVLGQIVLAFAFAVASALAPGVWALIGAAFSLGVVSCVPQQLVPFAAVMSAPNERGRNVGTVVTGIMVGILLGRAVSGLIAAHAGWRAVYAVEAAAMVPVGIAAAWLLPRGVPSTTLSYGRLLASLWTLARTHRPIRESMVVQALLWAAFNAFWVNLAALLADGPWHLGSAWAGGFGLIGAAGALAATIGGRASDRIGTRRVIGLGIAIVTVSYLILAGAGSSLALLVIGVVVLDIGVQAGLVANQTRAFAADPKAQGRINSLYMTATFVGGALGATVSGALMARFGWHGVVAFGIAAGLAAALVHRCVGRR from the coding sequence ATGAACGAATTCCCTGTCGCATCGGGCATGCCGCCCATCGCGTCGCCCGCCACCGCGTCGCGCGGCAAGATCGTCGCGATGGCCGCCATCGCCGGCGCGGTCGTGACCAACATCTATTGCACGCAGCCGATCCTGCCGCTGATTGCGCAAGACCTGCACGTCGCCCCGGCGACGGCCGACCTCGTGGCCGGCGCGGCGCTGCTCGGCTTCGCGACCGGGCTGGCGCTGCTGCTGCCGCTCGGCGATCGCTACGACCGGCGCAAGCTGGTGCTGGGCCAGATCGTGCTGGCCTTCGCGTTCGCGGTGGCGTCCGCGCTCGCACCGGGCGTATGGGCGCTGATCGGTGCCGCGTTCTCGCTCGGCGTGGTCAGCTGCGTGCCGCAGCAACTGGTGCCGTTCGCGGCCGTGATGTCCGCACCCAATGAACGCGGGCGCAACGTCGGTACGGTCGTCACCGGCATCATGGTCGGTATCCTGCTGGGCCGCGCGGTCAGCGGCCTGATCGCCGCGCACGCCGGGTGGCGTGCGGTGTATGCGGTCGAAGCCGCCGCGATGGTGCCGGTGGGGATCGCCGCCGCGTGGCTGCTGCCGCGCGGCGTGCCGAGCACTACGCTGTCGTATGGCCGGTTGCTCGCGTCGCTGTGGACGCTGGCGCGCACGCATCGTCCGATCCGCGAATCGATGGTCGTGCAGGCGCTGCTGTGGGCCGCATTCAATGCGTTCTGGGTCAATCTCGCGGCGCTGCTGGCCGACGGCCCGTGGCACCTCGGCAGCGCGTGGGCCGGCGGCTTCGGCCTCATCGGCGCGGCAGGCGCGCTGGCCGCCACGATCGGCGGCCGGGCGTCGGACCGGATCGGCACGCGCCGCGTGATCGGCCTGGGCATCGCGATCGTGACGGTGTCCTACCTGATTCTCGCCGGCGCCGGCAGCTCGCTCGCGCTGCTCGTGATCGGCGTGGTGGTGCTCGACATCGGTGTGCAGGCCGGCCTGGTCGCGAACCAGACACGCGCGTTCGCCGCGGATCCGAAGGCACAGGGCCGCATCAACAGCCTCTACATGACCGCGACCTTCGTCGGCGGCGCACTCGGTGCAACCGTCAGCGGCGCGCTGATGGCCCGCTTCGGCTGGCACGGCGTGGTCGCGTTCGGTATCGCGGCCGGGCTCGCCGCCGCGCTCGTGCATCGCTGCGTGGGGCGGCGCTGA
- a CDS encoding ArsR/SmtB family transcription factor, translated as MIDVDLAHKALAHPFRRDVLRWLKSPDTLLPDAARLRSQHGVPLSSIVVRSGLSQSTVSAHIAVMREAGLIVATTIGQWRFVARDEIAIDAFIASIVTEL; from the coding sequence ATGATCGACGTCGACCTCGCTCACAAGGCGCTGGCGCATCCGTTCCGGCGGGATGTCCTGCGCTGGCTCAAGTCGCCCGATACGTTGTTACCGGACGCCGCACGACTCCGCTCGCAACACGGCGTGCCGCTCTCGTCGATCGTGGTACGCAGCGGGTTGTCGCAATCGACCGTGTCGGCGCACATCGCCGTGATGCGCGAGGCCGGCTTGATCGTGGCGACGACGATCGGTCAGTGGCGCTTCGTCGCCCGCGACGAAATAGCCATCGACGCGTTCATCGCCAGCATCGTCACCGAACTCTGA
- a CDS encoding MFS transporter, with the protein MNTVSLPAIATAPPAQASAAAPPILTPRLATGLAGMLLASLLAILNEQVTAAAMADIRGALSIGHDDGSWLTALFEAANVATMVFAPWFGVTFTLKRFTIGAVLATLMLGVLCPFAPGVAALTVLRVMQGIAGGCLPPMLIIAALRYLPPKAKLYGLAGYAMTATFGPALGTPLAALWTEFADWRMVFWQIVPLGIACCAAIGYGLPADTPKPERLRAFNWSGFLTGFPAVAMLVVALLQADRLDGFESATIRALTAGGLTLLAAFLVNEWFHPLPFFRLQLLARRNFTHGLLTLAGAVMLLTAVASIPGHHLAGVHGYRPLQTAPLSLLVAVPLLLSLPLTAALLNLRWVDSRWVLATGCLLMALTCVAGSRITTEWIRDDFYWLQSIQIVAQPMLILPILMGVTTGLPPAEGPFASAMFNSLKTFSAALATGLLETWGTAREHLHSSRLVDQLGNRAQLSAGAVVDNTTGLAPLAHRLHEQALVLASADLYRLAAGVAFALLLLVPLLPVRIAPPWAPQPPSSH; encoded by the coding sequence ATGAATACCGTCTCCTTGCCGGCCATCGCCACGGCGCCTCCGGCCCAGGCCAGCGCCGCCGCGCCGCCCATCCTGACGCCTCGCCTTGCAACCGGCCTGGCCGGCATGCTGCTCGCGTCCTTGCTGGCCATCCTCAACGAACAGGTCACTGCCGCGGCGATGGCCGACATCCGTGGCGCGCTCTCCATCGGACACGACGACGGCAGCTGGCTGACCGCGCTGTTCGAGGCGGCCAACGTCGCGACCATGGTGTTCGCGCCGTGGTTCGGCGTCACCTTCACGCTGAAGCGCTTCACGATCGGCGCGGTGCTGGCGACGCTGATGCTCGGCGTGTTGTGCCCGTTCGCGCCGGGCGTCGCCGCGCTGACCGTGCTGCGCGTCATGCAGGGCATCGCCGGCGGTTGCCTGCCGCCGATGCTCATCATCGCGGCGCTTCGCTACCTGCCACCGAAAGCGAAGCTGTACGGGCTCGCAGGCTATGCGATGACCGCGACCTTCGGGCCTGCGCTCGGCACGCCGCTCGCCGCGCTGTGGACCGAGTTCGCCGACTGGCGCATGGTGTTCTGGCAAATCGTGCCGCTCGGCATCGCTTGCTGCGCGGCGATCGGCTACGGCCTGCCCGCCGATACACCGAAACCCGAACGGTTACGCGCGTTCAACTGGTCCGGATTCCTTACAGGATTCCCCGCCGTGGCGATGCTCGTCGTCGCGCTGCTGCAGGCCGACCGGCTCGACGGCTTCGAGTCGGCGACGATCCGCGCACTCACGGCAGGCGGCCTGACCCTGCTCGCCGCCTTCCTCGTCAACGAATGGTTTCATCCGCTGCCGTTCTTCCGGCTGCAACTGCTGGCGCGCCGCAACTTCACGCATGGACTGCTCACGCTGGCCGGCGCGGTGATGCTGCTGACCGCGGTGGCCTCGATACCGGGCCACCATCTCGCCGGCGTGCACGGCTACCGGCCGCTGCAGACCGCGCCGCTGTCGCTGCTGGTCGCCGTGCCGCTGCTGCTCAGCCTGCCGCTGACGGCTGCGCTCCTGAACTTGCGGTGGGTCGATTCGCGCTGGGTGCTGGCCACCGGCTGCCTGCTGATGGCGCTCACCTGCGTCGCGGGCAGCCGGATCACGACCGAGTGGATCCGCGACGACTTCTACTGGCTCCAGTCGATCCAGATCGTCGCGCAACCGATGCTGATCCTGCCGATCCTGATGGGCGTCACCACCGGCCTGCCGCCCGCCGAAGGGCCGTTCGCATCGGCCATGTTCAATTCCCTGAAAACCTTTTCGGCAGCGCTGGCCACCGGCCTGCTCGAAACATGGGGCACAGCCCGCGAACACCTGCATTCGAGCCGGCTGGTGGATCAGCTCGGCAACCGGGCGCAGTTGAGCGCCGGGGCCGTGGTCGACAACACAACCGGCCTCGCCCCGCTCGCACACCGGCTGCACGAGCAGGCGCTGGTGCTGGCCTCGGCCGACCTGTACCGGCTGGCCGCCGGTGTCGCGTTCGCCCTGCTGTTGCTCGTACCGTTGCTCCCGGTGCGGATCGCACCGCCGTGGGCCCCGCAACCTCCTTCCTCGCACTGA
- a CDS encoding efflux transporter outer membrane subunit, with amino-acid sequence MNPIRILRAATLALIAGAALTACTMGPNFEAPASTVPPVFARTQTLQAPSQPVDAAFDADWWTLFDDPVLNTLEQRLADANLDVAAASARLRQSRAERRVAGAAELPTLAAAGSYDRERGSENGILSLLGVTPSAAPTQSASGDTPFGVAAAPGSSGSPAYNLYQAGFDASWELDLWGRVRRGVEAADALTQASYEARNAVLLSARAELARDYLELRDAQAQLRIARQNLAIARDLEKLVRIRRKDGVTTDLDVANAAAQVASIESRLPMLESRRATRANAIGVLLAQPPGALDPILDAPHAVPGLPASVPIGLPSELAQRRPDIRQAEAQLHAATAAIGVAQADFYPRITLNGSAGFQSLQLSSLASWASGQFVVGPSISLPIFEGGRLTGMLNLRRAQQQEAAIVYQRTVLEAWREVDDALVVYHAKQQRHDRLVAIVTLNQRALAIAQQQYRSGAADYLDVLNAQRQLFDAQGQQETSEAEAAMHLVTLCKALGGGWETRFGPAANTGRADTTMLPAHGTIAQTGSRKGEAD; translated from the coding sequence ATGAACCCCATTCGCATCCTGCGCGCGGCGACGCTTGCGCTCATCGCCGGCGCCGCGCTGACGGCCTGCACCATGGGGCCGAACTTCGAGGCGCCGGCCAGCACGGTACCGCCCGTGTTTGCACGCACGCAAACCCTGCAAGCCCCCAGCCAGCCCGTCGACGCCGCCTTCGACGCCGACTGGTGGACCCTGTTCGACGACCCCGTGCTGAATACGCTCGAACAGCGCCTGGCCGACGCCAATCTCGACGTCGCGGCCGCGTCGGCACGGCTGCGGCAGAGCCGGGCCGAACGGCGCGTTGCCGGCGCGGCCGAGCTGCCGACGCTCGCCGCGGCCGGCTCGTACGATCGCGAGCGCGGCAGCGAGAACGGCATCCTGTCGCTGCTCGGCGTCACGCCGAGCGCGGCACCGACGCAGTCGGCCTCGGGCGATACGCCGTTCGGCGTGGCCGCCGCGCCCGGCTCGTCGGGCTCGCCGGCTTATAACCTCTACCAGGCCGGCTTCGATGCGTCGTGGGAACTCGACCTGTGGGGGCGCGTGCGGCGCGGCGTCGAAGCGGCCGATGCGCTCACCCAGGCCTCGTACGAAGCGCGCAACGCGGTCCTGCTGTCGGCCCGCGCGGAACTCGCACGCGACTACCTCGAGCTGCGCGACGCGCAGGCCCAGTTGCGGATCGCCCGGCAGAACCTCGCCATCGCGCGGGACCTGGAGAAACTCGTCCGCATTCGCCGCAAGGACGGTGTGACGACCGACCTCGACGTGGCCAATGCGGCTGCGCAGGTGGCCTCGATCGAGAGCCGGCTGCCGATGCTGGAATCGCGTCGCGCGACACGCGCGAATGCAATCGGCGTGCTGCTCGCGCAACCGCCTGGCGCGCTGGATCCGATCCTCGACGCACCGCATGCGGTGCCCGGGCTTCCGGCAAGCGTGCCGATCGGCTTGCCGTCCGAACTGGCGCAACGCCGGCCCGACATTCGTCAGGCCGAGGCGCAGCTGCATGCGGCGACCGCCGCCATCGGCGTGGCGCAGGCCGACTTCTATCCGCGCATCACGCTGAACGGCAGTGCCGGTTTCCAGAGCCTCCAGCTGTCGAGTCTCGCCAGTTGGGCGTCAGGGCAGTTCGTGGTCGGGCCGTCGATCTCGCTGCCGATCTTCGAGGGCGGCCGCCTGACCGGCATGCTGAACCTGCGCCGGGCACAGCAGCAGGAAGCCGCGATCGTCTATCAGCGCACCGTGCTCGAAGCATGGCGCGAGGTCGACGATGCGCTGGTGGTCTATCACGCCAAACAGCAGCGTCACGATCGACTCGTCGCGATCGTGACGCTGAACCAGCGCGCGCTCGCGATTGCGCAGCAACAATACCGGTCCGGTGCGGCCGACTATCTCGACGTACTCAACGCCCAGCGCCAATTGTTCGACGCGCAAGGCCAGCAGGAGACCAGCGAGGCCGAGGCGGCGATGCATCTCGTCACGCTGTGCAAGGCGCTCGGCGGCGGCTGGGAGACGCGCTTCGGGCCCGCGGCAAACACCGGGCGCGCGGATACGACGATGTTGCCTGCCCACGGCACGATCGCGCAGACGGGAAGCCGAAAAGGGGAAGCCGACTGA
- a CDS encoding DUF2071 domain-containing protein has product MPLMLHDNAFVSPSTGPVGRLANRLVASRPLLRSRRALLSRLPFLQLASEVENVVYCTWLVDVAAVAHLVPRGVTLASRDGRTPFTILTYAHRHFGPRIAGPLRRVFPSPLQSNWRLYVDALPGGVPADRTVLFVKNVFDHPLYALGSRLFSDALPSHLAERFTHAVQDGRYRTRLSGGSGSAPDFHCSAAMSDDDTLPAAFAPFFESWRDAVAYLSLQHAAVAHVADCDRLAHASIDLPIDIDAVRPLKPVEPVGGGEFLARIGATGEPMCFVVPDVAFRVLSERVL; this is encoded by the coding sequence ATGCCGCTCATGCTCCATGACAACGCGTTCGTTTCCCCGTCCACCGGCCCCGTCGGCCGCCTCGCCAACCGGCTCGTCGCGAGCCGCCCGCTGCTGCGCTCACGCCGCGCGCTGCTGTCGCGCCTGCCGTTTCTGCAGCTCGCGAGCGAGGTCGAGAACGTCGTGTACTGCACGTGGCTCGTCGATGTCGCCGCCGTCGCGCATCTGGTGCCGCGTGGCGTCACGCTCGCGAGCCGCGACGGCCGCACGCCGTTCACGATCCTCACCTATGCGCACCGCCATTTCGGCCCGCGCATCGCCGGCCCGCTGCGGCGCGTGTTCCCGTCGCCGCTGCAGAGCAACTGGCGGCTTTATGTCGATGCGCTGCCGGGTGGCGTACCGGCCGATCGCACGGTGCTGTTCGTCAAGAACGTGTTCGACCATCCGCTCTATGCGCTCGGCAGCCGGCTCTTCAGCGATGCGCTGCCGTCGCATCTCGCCGAGCGCTTCACGCATGCGGTGCAGGACGGACGGTATCGAACGCGGCTGTCGGGCGGTAGCGGGAGCGCGCCCGATTTTCATTGCTCGGCGGCCATGTCGGATGACGACACGCTGCCTGCGGCGTTCGCGCCGTTCTTCGAAAGCTGGCGCGACGCCGTCGCCTACCTGTCGCTGCAGCACGCGGCCGTCGCGCATGTCGCCGACTGCGACCGCCTCGCGCATGCGTCGATCGACCTGCCGATCGATATCGACGCGGTCCGGCCGCTGAAACCGGTCGAACCCGTTGGCGGCGGCGAGTTCCTCGCGCGCATCGGCGCGACCGGCGAGCCGATGTGCTTCGTCGTGCCGGACGTCGCGTTCCGGGTGTTGTCGGAGCGGGTGTTGTAA